A portion of the Paenibacillus marchantiae genome contains these proteins:
- the rplK gene encoding 50S ribosomal protein L11 encodes MAKKVIKMVKLQIPAGKANPAPPVGPALGQAGVNIMAFCKEFNARTADQAGLIIPVEITVFEDRSFTFITKTPPAAVLLKVAAKVEKGSGEPNKKKVATVKRDAVRQIAEQKMPDLNAADVESAMRMVEGTARSMGITIED; translated from the coding sequence ATGGCAAAAAAGGTAATCAAAATGGTAAAACTGCAAATTCCAGCAGGTAAAGCGAATCCAGCGCCGCCGGTAGGTCCAGCTTTGGGTCAAGCAGGTGTCAACATCATGGCATTCTGTAAAGAGTTCAACGCTCGTACAGCCGATCAAGCGGGATTGATTATTCCTGTTGAAATCACAGTATTCGAAGACCGTTCCTTTACTTTCATTACTAAAACTCCACCAGCAGCAGTTCTGTTGAAAGTGGCAGCTAAAGTAGAAAAAGGATCCGGCGAACCGAACAAGAAAAAAGTTGCTACCGTTAAACGTGATGCGGTACGTCAAATCGCGGAACAAAAAATGCCTGACCTGAATGCTGCTGACGTTGAGTCTGCAATGCGTATGGTCGAAGGTACTGCCCGCAGCATGGGTATCACCATCGAAGACTAA
- the nusG gene encoding transcription termination/antitermination protein NusG codes for MEKRWYVVHTYSGYENKVKANLEKRVESMGMEDKIFRVLVPMEEEVVNKDGKKKTVMRKVYPGYVLVEMVQTDDSWYVVRNTPGVTGFVGSTGSGSKPTALLPEEVEQILKHMGMVEPKPKIEFDIKESVRIKVGPFANFVGSVEEILVDKSKLKVHVNMFGRETPLELEYTQVEKI; via the coding sequence ATGGAAAAAAGATGGTACGTCGTTCATACCTATTCAGGGTATGAGAATAAGGTCAAAGCCAATTTGGAAAAACGCGTAGAGTCCATGGGCATGGAAGACAAGATTTTCCGCGTTCTTGTTCCTATGGAAGAAGAAGTGGTAAACAAAGACGGTAAGAAAAAAACCGTTATGCGTAAAGTTTACCCCGGATATGTCTTGGTGGAAATGGTCCAGACGGATGACTCTTGGTATGTTGTTCGCAACACACCAGGTGTTACGGGATTTGTCGGTTCGACAGGTTCCGGGTCCAAACCAACAGCCTTGCTGCCTGAAGAAGTGGAACAAATTCTGAAGCACATGGGCATGGTTGAGCCGAAGCCTAAAATTGAATTCGATATTAAGGAATCCGTACGTATTAAAGTTGGTCCTTTTGCGAATTTTGTGGGCTCCGTGGAAGAAATCTTGGTAGACAAAAGCAAGTTGAAAGTGCACGTGAACATGTTTGGACGGGAAACACCGCTTGAGTTGGAATACACGCAAGTGGAGAAGATATAG
- the secE gene encoding preprotein translocase subunit SecE: MKRSFKSLISFFSESWAELKKVRWPNRKELTNYTLIVLGTVVVMTLFFWVIDIGISAVIEAII, from the coding sequence GTGAAACGTAGTTTCAAATCTCTGATTTCCTTTTTCTCTGAAAGCTGGGCTGAACTTAAAAAAGTTCGCTGGCCTAATCGTAAAGAGCTGACCAACTACACATTGATCGTTCTTGGTACTGTTGTGGTTATGACGCTGTTTTTTTGGGTCATTGATATCGGCATCTCCGCTGTGATCGAAGCGATTATTTAA
- the rpmG gene encoding 50S ribosomal protein L33, with the protein MRVIITLACTNCKQRNYTTTKNKRNHPDRMEMKKFCKFCNEQTSHRETR; encoded by the coding sequence ATGCGGGTAATTATTACTTTGGCTTGTACAAACTGCAAACAAAGAAATTACACTACGACAAAAAACAAGCGTAATCACCCCGACCGCATGGAGATGAAGAAATTTTGCAAGTTTTGTAACGAGCAGACTTCTCATCGCGAAACCAGATAG
- the sigH gene encoding RNA polymerase sporulation sigma factor SigH translates to MSVDLKDIMLSKYDYQSDEDIVEAVREGESEALEFLINKYRNFVRAKARSYFLIGADREDIIQEGMIGLYKSIRDFKGDKLASFKAFAELCITRQIITAIKTATRQKHIPLNSYVSLDKPIYDEESDRTLLDVICGTQVSDPEELIINQEEFVGLEDKMSEILSDLERKVLMLYLDGRSYQEIAVDLDRHVKSIDNALQRVKRKLEKYLEVRDN, encoded by the coding sequence GTGAGTGTCGACCTCAAAGATATCATGTTATCCAAGTATGATTACCAAAGTGACGAAGACATTGTCGAAGCGGTCCGTGAAGGTGAAAGCGAAGCGCTGGAGTTTTTGATTAACAAATATCGTAACTTTGTACGCGCCAAGGCAAGATCTTATTTTCTGATTGGGGCTGACCGGGAAGATATCATTCAAGAAGGAATGATTGGACTCTATAAATCCATTAGGGATTTCAAAGGGGACAAGCTCGCTTCTTTCAAAGCCTTCGCCGAGTTGTGTATTACACGACAGATTATTACGGCAATTAAGACAGCAACACGTCAGAAGCATATTCCGCTTAATTCTTATGTATCACTGGACAAACCTATTTATGACGAAGAGTCCGATCGTACGTTACTCGATGTGATTTGTGGAACACAGGTCAGCGATCCGGAAGAACTTATCATCAATCAGGAAGAGTTTGTGGGCCTGGAAGATAAGATGTCTGAGATTCTGAGTGATCTGGAACGTAAAGTATTGATGTTGTATCTGGACGGGAGATCTTATCAAGAGATTGCAGTGGATTTGGACAGGCATGTAAAGTCCATTGATAATGCACTTCAGCGCGTGAAGCGTAAACTTGAAAAGTACCTGGAAGTTCGAGATAATTGA
- a CDS encoding NYN domain-containing protein translates to MADSRDVLLVDGYNMIGDWPELSRLAESGLEEARNRLLSRLADYQAFSGLRVIVVFDAYLVPGLGKSFTQSKVQIFFTKEKETADECIERLVRELSTRRRQIYVATSDMVEQHVIFGQGALRVSARELLIEVEQNEKELQKRLEEDQAKATRNTLGGKLSPDVLKQFERWRRE, encoded by the coding sequence ATGGCTGATTCCCGTGATGTGCTTCTTGTAGACGGGTACAACATGATTGGTGACTGGCCGGAGCTATCCAGATTGGCGGAGAGTGGATTGGAGGAGGCCCGCAACAGGCTTCTATCTCGACTAGCCGACTATCAGGCATTCTCCGGCTTGAGAGTCATTGTTGTTTTTGACGCCTACCTCGTGCCTGGACTCGGTAAATCCTTTACACAGAGCAAAGTGCAGATCTTTTTTACAAAGGAAAAAGAGACGGCTGACGAATGCATTGAGAGACTCGTTCGGGAACTAAGCACGCGAAGACGCCAAATCTATGTGGCTACAAGCGATATGGTAGAGCAGCATGTCATTTTTGGACAAGGAGCTCTGCGTGTATCCGCAAGGGAATTGCTGATCGAAGTAGAGCAGAACGAAAAAGAGTTACAGAAACGTTTGGAAGAAGATCAGGCTAAAGCAACGCGAAATACACTTGGCGGGAAGTTAAGTCCGGATGTTTTGAAGCAGTTTGAGCGGTGGCGCCGGGAATAA
- the rlmB gene encoding 23S rRNA (guanosine(2251)-2'-O)-methyltransferase RlmB, with translation MEEEWIAGKHSVTEALRSGRTINKIWIADTAQKHLTQPIIAEAKKLGVVIQHVDKRKLDQTVPGIQHQGVMAQAAPYAYVEVEDILAAAAAKNEHPFLILLDEIEDPHNLGSILRTADCTGAHGVIVPKRRSAAVTVTVSKTSAGAVEYVPVARVSNLGQTIDRLKEEGVWVVGTDVAAQESVFGNGVFTGPVALVIGNENKGMGRLIREKCDVLIKLPMQGQINSLNASVAAGVVMYEVLRSRQAQD, from the coding sequence ATGGAAGAAGAATGGATCGCCGGTAAGCATTCCGTAACGGAGGCGCTGCGTTCAGGCCGGACCATTAATAAAATATGGATTGCAGATACAGCGCAAAAACATTTGACGCAGCCTATTATCGCTGAAGCAAAAAAATTAGGTGTTGTCATTCAGCACGTAGACAAGCGTAAACTGGATCAAACAGTTCCGGGCATTCAACACCAGGGTGTGATGGCGCAAGCGGCTCCTTACGCTTATGTAGAGGTTGAAGACATTCTTGCTGCAGCGGCTGCTAAAAATGAACATCCATTTTTGATTTTGCTGGATGAGATCGAAGATCCACATAATCTTGGATCGATTTTGCGGACGGCCGACTGCACAGGTGCACATGGTGTCATTGTACCTAAACGGCGCTCAGCTGCAGTTACAGTGACTGTATCCAAAACTTCAGCAGGTGCGGTGGAGTATGTGCCAGTGGCTCGTGTAAGCAATCTGGGTCAAACCATTGACCGTCTCAAGGAAGAGGGCGTATGGGTCGTAGGCACAGATGTGGCTGCTCAGGAGAGCGTGTTTGGTAACGGCGTCTTTACAGGCCCGGTAGCCCTCGTGATCGGAAACGAAAACAAGGGAATGGGACGACTCATTCGTGAAAAATGCGATGTGTTGATCAAATTGCCGATGCAAGGTCAGATTAATTCCCTGAATGCTTCCGTGGCAGCGGGTGTTGTCATGTATGAAGTGCTCCGCTCGCGCCAAGCGCAGGACTAG
- a CDS encoding Mini-ribonuclease 3 — MSEEQLKKLSESVEHTEQRDEQQTDEQSLSVDQGGWFPYPPSRPARLIPPIALAYIGDAVYEVAVRQYLLSKANMRPNHLHRSATGLVSAKAQSRILTGIEAELTEEERDIVRQGRNAKSGSIPKNADVLEYRHATALECLIGYLYSSGRHDRMIELIRRGIEHAEQHSQSPTK, encoded by the coding sequence ATGAGCGAGGAACAACTGAAAAAGTTGTCAGAATCCGTCGAGCATACCGAGCAACGAGATGAACAGCAGACAGATGAACAGTCTCTGAGCGTTGACCAGGGAGGATGGTTTCCTTATCCCCCCTCCCGGCCTGCACGGTTGATTCCTCCCATCGCTCTCGCCTACATTGGTGATGCGGTATATGAGGTAGCAGTACGGCAGTATCTGTTATCCAAAGCCAACATGCGTCCTAACCATCTGCACCGTAGTGCGACCGGTTTGGTATCGGCGAAGGCACAAAGCCGTATTCTCACAGGTATTGAGGCTGAGCTGACCGAGGAAGAGCGTGACATTGTCAGACAAGGTCGTAATGCCAAGTCTGGCAGTATTCCCAAAAACGCAGACGTTTTGGAGTATAGACATGCCACGGCTCTGGAGTGTCTGATCGGTTACCTGTATAGCAGTGGTCGGCATGATCGCATGATTGAACTGATTCGCCGAGGCATCGAGCATGCGGAACAACATTCGCAATCACCGACAAAATAA
- the cysS gene encoding cysteine--tRNA ligase: MTLQIYNTMSRTKENFVPQEPGKVKMYVCGPTVYDYIHIGNARPVIFFDTVRGYLEQTGHEVNYVVNFTDVDDKLIRKAEQLGTDVPHVAEKFIAAYYEDLEGLGIPKASSNPRVTENMPLIIDFIRELVEKDFAYENGGDVYYRTGKFAEYGKLSKQNLQELQFGIRIGVDERKEHPEDFVLWKAAKPGEIFWSSPWGDGRPGWHIECSAMAREYLGDTLDIHGGGQDLQFPHHECECAQSEVLTGKPLANYWMHNGFIRIDNEKMSKSLGNGVLVKDLRNQYKREAIRYFMLSTHYRNPLNFTEDTMEQAQNSVDRIANAVGNLNHRLQAVSVDQAVSAEFAARLEQIRQQYHEKMQDDFNTPDAITAMFEWAGEANQLLQQDVVNAADIRALLELFNELNAVLRIYTEAEPELLDEEIERLIVERNEARKTKNWARADEIRDELSAQGILLEDTAQGMRWRRK; encoded by the coding sequence ATGACGCTTCAAATTTACAATACGATGAGTCGTACCAAAGAGAATTTTGTTCCTCAAGAGCCGGGGAAAGTGAAAATGTATGTGTGCGGGCCGACGGTATATGATTACATTCATATCGGGAATGCACGTCCAGTTATCTTTTTCGACACAGTTCGCGGATATTTGGAACAGACCGGACATGAGGTGAACTATGTCGTAAACTTCACGGATGTCGATGATAAGCTCATTCGTAAAGCTGAGCAGCTTGGCACGGATGTTCCTCATGTCGCAGAGAAGTTTATTGCAGCGTACTACGAGGATCTCGAAGGGCTGGGTATTCCGAAGGCAAGCAGTAATCCAAGAGTGACCGAAAACATGCCGCTTATTATTGATTTTATCCGTGAGCTGGTTGAAAAGGACTTCGCCTATGAAAATGGGGGTGACGTATATTATCGCACAGGCAAATTTGCGGAGTACGGCAAACTATCGAAGCAAAACCTTCAGGAATTACAGTTTGGAATTCGTATTGGTGTAGATGAGCGCAAAGAGCATCCAGAAGACTTTGTCCTCTGGAAAGCTGCGAAGCCGGGTGAGATTTTCTGGTCCAGTCCATGGGGCGATGGTCGTCCGGGCTGGCATATCGAGTGCTCTGCCATGGCACGGGAATACCTGGGGGATACGTTGGATATTCACGGCGGAGGACAGGATTTGCAGTTCCCTCACCATGAGTGCGAATGCGCTCAATCCGAGGTGTTGACTGGTAAACCACTTGCAAACTACTGGATGCATAACGGATTCATCCGTATTGATAACGAAAAAATGTCGAAATCACTCGGCAACGGTGTGCTTGTCAAAGACCTTCGCAATCAATATAAACGCGAAGCCATTCGTTATTTCATGTTGTCTACTCACTATCGCAATCCGTTGAACTTCACGGAAGATACGATGGAACAGGCACAGAATAGTGTGGACCGGATCGCAAATGCCGTAGGTAACCTTAATCATCGCTTGCAGGCTGTGAGCGTGGATCAGGCTGTGTCAGCTGAGTTTGCAGCGAGACTGGAGCAGATTCGTCAGCAGTATCATGAGAAAATGCAGGACGACTTCAATACGCCTGATGCGATTACGGCAATGTTTGAGTGGGCTGGGGAAGCTAACCAACTGTTGCAGCAAGATGTGGTAAACGCTGCGGACATTCGCGCTCTGCTGGAATTGTTCAATGAGTTGAATGCAGTGCTTCGTATCTATACCGAGGCTGAACCGGAGCTTTTGGACGAAGAAATCGAACGTCTAATTGTAGAACGTAACGAAGCACGCAAAACCAAAAACTGGGCGCGGGCTGATGAAATTCGGGATGAACTGTCTGCGCAGGGCATCTTGCTTGAGGATACGGCTCAAGGAATGAGATGGCGGCGCAAATGA
- the cysE gene encoding serine O-acetyltransferase gives MFKKIRSDIQAVFENDPAARGWFEVVFTYSGLHAIWAHRVAHFLYKRRWFSFARFISQVSRFMTGIEIHPGATIGNRLFIDHGMGVVIGETCEIGDDVVIYQGVTLGGTGKEKGKRHPTIGNNVVISSGAKVLGSFSVGDQCNIGANSVVLKEVPSNSTVVGIPGRIVKQDGRRVDRLNQQLPDPVIDSLRTMQQEIERLREEVRTLQSTRESEFSRGTIE, from the coding sequence ATGTTCAAGAAGATCAGATCAGATATCCAGGCGGTGTTTGAAAACGATCCGGCGGCCCGGGGATGGTTTGAGGTTGTATTTACCTACTCGGGGCTGCATGCGATATGGGCGCACCGGGTGGCACACTTTTTATACAAGCGGAGATGGTTTTCTTTCGCGCGGTTCATTTCACAGGTCAGCCGCTTTATGACAGGCATCGAAATCCATCCAGGCGCTACGATTGGCAATCGGTTGTTTATTGACCATGGCATGGGCGTGGTGATTGGGGAAACGTGTGAAATTGGCGACGATGTTGTCATCTATCAGGGGGTCACACTTGGCGGAACGGGTAAAGAAAAAGGGAAGAGACATCCGACAATTGGCAATAATGTGGTTATCTCATCCGGAGCGAAGGTGCTAGGTTCCTTCAGCGTGGGGGATCAATGTAATATTGGTGCGAACTCGGTTGTGCTGAAGGAAGTCCCTTCGAATAGCACCGTTGTAGGCATACCGGGCAGAATCGTGAAGCAGGATGGCCGCCGGGTGGACCGCCTGAATCAGCAGCTTCCAGATCCGGTCATCGATTCCCTGCGCACTATGCAGCAAGAAATCGAACGATTACGTGAAGAAGTGCGTACTTTGCAGAGTACACGTGAAAGTGAGTTTTCCCGTGGTACAATAGAATAA
- the gltX gene encoding glutamate--tRNA ligase yields the protein MSTEVRVRYAPSPTGHLHIGNARTALFNYLYAKHNNGKFIIRIEDTDVKRNIAGGEESQLKYLKWLGIEWDESIDVGGEYGPYRQTERLDIYRKYTQELLDKGLAYRCYCTEEELEQEREEQTARGETPRYSGKHRDLTPEQQNAFEAEGRVASIRFRVPEERIYTFDDMVKGTISFNSKESGDFVIVKKDGIPTYNYAVAVDDHLMKISHVLRGEDHISNTPRQLMIYEALGWEPPQFGHMTLIVNENHKKLSKRDESVIQFIEQYDQLGYLPEAMFNFISLLGWSPEGEEEIFSQEQLISIFDTKRLSKSPAVFDTHKLAHLNNHYIKNAEPDRIAEMAIPHLQKAGRIAAELSPEQKEWAYTLVHLYQEQMNSASDIVELSEVFFRSHLELESEGAAVLAEEQVPTVLKAFADKVQASDEFTPSKMATLIKEVQKETGFKGKQLFMPIRVALTGQTHGRDLNQTIVLLGRDTVIDRLHAQVKGA from the coding sequence ATGAGCACCGAAGTTCGCGTGCGCTACGCGCCGAGTCCAACGGGACACCTGCATATCGGGAACGCCCGTACGGCGCTGTTTAACTATTTGTATGCCAAACATAATAACGGCAAATTCATTATTCGTATTGAGGATACGGACGTGAAACGCAACATTGCCGGTGGTGAGGAAAGCCAGCTGAAATACCTGAAATGGCTCGGAATCGAGTGGGACGAAAGTATTGATGTCGGCGGCGAGTACGGACCATACCGTCAGACGGAACGTTTGGACATCTATCGTAAATATACGCAGGAGCTGCTGGATAAAGGTCTGGCTTACCGCTGCTATTGCACGGAAGAAGAGCTGGAGCAAGAACGTGAGGAACAGACAGCACGTGGAGAAACTCCGCGTTATTCGGGTAAACACCGTGATCTGACACCGGAGCAACAGAACGCATTTGAAGCGGAAGGCCGTGTGGCGAGTATTCGTTTCCGTGTACCGGAAGAACGCATCTATACGTTTGATGACATGGTCAAAGGAACAATCTCATTCAACAGCAAGGAATCCGGCGACTTCGTTATTGTGAAAAAAGACGGCATTCCTACGTACAACTATGCAGTTGCTGTCGATGATCATTTGATGAAAATCTCCCACGTCCTGCGTGGGGAAGATCACATCTCTAACACACCGCGTCAACTGATGATTTATGAAGCGCTTGGCTGGGAGCCGCCGCAATTCGGTCATATGACGTTGATCGTGAATGAAAACCACAAAAAGCTGAGTAAACGTGACGAATCCGTTATTCAGTTTATTGAACAATATGATCAGCTCGGCTATCTGCCTGAGGCGATGTTTAACTTCATCTCCCTTCTTGGCTGGTCGCCTGAAGGAGAAGAAGAGATCTTCTCGCAGGAGCAGTTAATCTCCATTTTTGATACGAAGCGTCTGTCCAAGAGCCCGGCGGTATTTGATACACACAAGCTGGCTCACTTGAACAACCACTACATCAAAAATGCTGAACCAGATCGCATTGCCGAAATGGCGATTCCACATCTGCAAAAAGCGGGACGTATTGCCGCTGAGCTCTCACCTGAACAAAAAGAATGGGCATATACGCTTGTTCATCTCTACCAAGAGCAAATGAATTCTGCCTCCGATATCGTGGAGTTGTCGGAAGTGTTCTTCCGTTCCCACCTGGAGCTGGAAAGTGAAGGGGCTGCTGTACTGGCTGAGGAGCAGGTACCAACCGTTCTGAAGGCATTTGCTGATAAAGTACAGGCTAGCGACGAATTTACACCAAGCAAGATGGCTACGCTGATCAAAGAAGTTCAGAAAGAGACCGGATTTAAGGGTAAACAGCTGTTTATGCCGATCCGTGTAGCTCTGACAGGACAGACTCATGGACGCGATCTGAACCAAACAATTGTACTGCTTGGCCGCGATACGGTCATTGATCGATTGCATGCTCAGGTAAAAGGCGCGTAA
- the ispF gene encoding 2-C-methyl-D-erythritol 2,4-cyclodiphosphate synthase: MIRVGQGFDVHQLVEGRPCIIGGVTIPYEKGLLGHSDADVLLHAISDAILGALALGDIGKHFPDTDPEFKDADSLKLLEHVWQLVKDRGYRLGNIDSTIIAQKPKMAPYVPQMAEVIAKALEADVTQVNVKATTTEQLGFPGRGEGIAAQSVVCLVRV, translated from the coding sequence ATGATACGTGTAGGACAGGGATTCGATGTACATCAACTGGTAGAGGGACGCCCATGCATTATTGGCGGGGTAACGATCCCTTATGAAAAAGGACTGCTGGGTCACTCGGACGCAGACGTGCTGCTGCATGCCATCAGTGATGCCATTCTTGGTGCGCTTGCACTTGGGGATATTGGCAAACACTTCCCGGATACGGATCCGGAGTTCAAAGATGCTGATAGCCTGAAACTGCTGGAGCATGTCTGGCAGTTGGTGAAGGATCGTGGATACCGTCTGGGGAACATTGATTCAACCATTATTGCACAGAAACCGAAGATGGCACCTTATGTTCCGCAGATGGCCGAAGTTATTGCCAAGGCACTTGAAGCGGATGTAACTCAGGTGAATGTCAAAGCGACAACAACAGAGCAACTCGGATTCCCCGGACGGGGAGAGGGTATAGCTGCCCAATCGGTTGTTTGCCTTGTTCGCGTGTGA
- the ispD gene encoding 2-C-methyl-D-erythritol 4-phosphate cytidylyltransferase, protein MDKGWGVVIVAAGRGTRMGTTESKQFLLLQDKPVFIHTLEVFAALDEISEMVLVTGAADVERCQDWVKEYRLESRVRVIPGGKERQHSVHEGLKALGTDWVLVHDGVRPFINREQIMGCMKAAMSGGAAVLAVPVKDTIKQVNADGIVTATPDRSSLWSIQTPQAFRLSSLLIAYESADRDGFLGTDDAMLAERQGMSVKVVEGSYKNIKLTTPEDLEYAAFLLKGEKKR, encoded by the coding sequence ATGGATAAAGGGTGGGGTGTTGTCATTGTGGCGGCAGGTCGGGGGACCCGGATGGGAACAACCGAGAGTAAGCAGTTTCTGCTGCTGCAGGACAAGCCCGTTTTCATACATACGCTTGAAGTGTTTGCGGCTTTGGACGAGATCAGCGAAATGGTGCTGGTCACGGGAGCTGCCGATGTTGAACGCTGCCAGGATTGGGTAAAAGAATACCGACTGGAATCACGTGTCCGTGTCATCCCCGGAGGGAAAGAGAGACAACATTCGGTCCACGAAGGCCTTAAGGCACTAGGGACAGACTGGGTCCTCGTTCACGACGGGGTACGTCCTTTTATAAACCGTGAGCAGATTATGGGGTGTATGAAGGCCGCTATGTCGGGTGGAGCAGCTGTACTGGCCGTTCCAGTGAAGGATACGATCAAACAAGTAAATGCGGATGGAATCGTTACGGCGACGCCGGACCGCAGCAGTCTGTGGAGCATTCAAACCCCGCAGGCTTTTCGTCTTTCTTCCCTGCTGATTGCGTACGAATCGGCGGACCGGGACGGATTTCTAGGAACGGATGACGCAATGCTGGCTGAACGCCAGGGAATGTCGGTCAAGGTTGTGGAAGGCAGTTATAAGAACATCAAATTAACGACGCCGGAAGATTTGGAATACGCCGCGTTTTTGCTCAAGGGAGAGAAGAAGCGATGA
- a CDS encoding PIN/TRAM domain-containing protein, with protein MWKKGILTFTGLCGAWFGYTAYHLAGKSVPWMAEWIQSAGLLGAGVSTLLGAVLFMSVCNIGGTLMATRLHNSIDSLAKVPMNELAAGAAGTVAGLLVALLLYPCVAWLGTAGEVLQVALTVVSSYIGYMLAMAKKDDLAAFWMSGRWGHPEVDEERRLEEHKILDTSVIIDGRIADICKTGFIEGTIVIPEFVLEELQHIADSSDLLKRNRGRRGLDILNKIQKELDVKVLIYEGDFEEISEVDSKLVKLAKVLQGKVVTNDFNLNKVCELQGVSVLNINDLANAVKPVVLPGEEIMVQIIKDGKEHGQGVAYLDDGTMIVVEGGREYIGMMMEVLVTSVLQTSAGRMIFAKPKLLEKAQ; from the coding sequence ATGTGGAAAAAAGGCATTTTAACTTTTACAGGATTGTGCGGTGCATGGTTCGGCTACACGGCATATCATCTGGCAGGAAAATCCGTCCCTTGGATGGCTGAATGGATTCAATCAGCAGGATTATTGGGGGCTGGGGTATCAACCCTACTAGGTGCTGTATTGTTTATGTCCGTGTGTAACATTGGTGGAACATTAATGGCAACCAGACTACATAATAGTATTGATTCGTTGGCCAAAGTACCGATGAATGAATTGGCTGCGGGTGCGGCGGGTACAGTTGCAGGACTGCTGGTGGCCTTGCTGTTATATCCTTGTGTAGCATGGCTGGGGACGGCCGGAGAAGTGCTGCAAGTGGCACTGACGGTCGTAAGTAGCTATATAGGCTATATGCTTGCCATGGCGAAGAAAGACGATCTGGCGGCCTTCTGGATGTCAGGACGCTGGGGTCATCCTGAGGTGGATGAGGAAAGACGGCTAGAAGAGCACAAAATTTTGGATACCAGTGTAATTATCGATGGTCGCATCGCGGATATATGCAAAACCGGATTTATCGAGGGCACGATTGTAATCCCGGAATTCGTTCTGGAGGAATTGCAGCACATTGCCGATTCATCGGACTTGCTCAAGCGGAACAGAGGACGGCGTGGGCTTGATATTCTGAATAAAATTCAGAAGGAATTGGACGTTAAAGTGCTCATCTACGAAGGTGATTTCGAGGAGATTTCGGAAGTGGACAGCAAGCTGGTCAAGCTCGCCAAGGTGCTTCAGGGTAAAGTTGTCACCAACGACTTCAACCTGAATAAGGTCTGTGAACTGCAAGGAGTATCCGTGCTAAACATCAATGACCTCGCCAATGCTGTTAAGCCGGTGGTATTGCCAGGTGAGGAGATTATGGTGCAAATTATCAAGGATGGTAAGGAACACGGTCAAGGTGTAGCCTATCTGGATGATGGCACGATGATCGTAGTGGAAGGCGGACGCGAGTATATCGGCATGATGATGGAAGTGCTGGTGACCAGTGTGCTGCAGACGTCAGCGGGACGAATGATTTTTGCCAAGCCGAAACTGTTGGAAAAAGCCCAATAA
- a CDS encoding nucleoside triphosphate pyrophosphohydrolase family protein: MSTLSLQAFQDQVSELLLRHRSLIDVLSKTGQAGASVNRAVSKAITECGCIELHATKQKYAPESDIAQSKGLLETHVEGELCENCKEVISSELGRNLFYMSALCNLLDINMEEVVNHESQKCSTLGMFNLS; this comes from the coding sequence ATGAGTACGCTAAGTTTACAGGCTTTTCAGGATCAAGTTTCCGAGCTGTTGCTGCGTCATCGCAGCCTGATTGATGTACTGTCCAAAACAGGACAAGCCGGCGCCTCTGTCAACCGTGCCGTGTCCAAGGCCATTACCGAATGCGGCTGCATTGAGCTGCACGCCACCAAGCAGAAATATGCCCCAGAGAGCGACATTGCTCAATCAAAAGGCCTGCTGGAAACGCATGTGGAAGGTGAATTGTGCGAGAATTGTAAAGAGGTGATCAGCTCTGAACTAGGGCGGAACCTGTTTTATATGTCGGCTCTCTGCAATCTGCTGGACATCAACATGGAAGAGGTCGTAAATCACGAGTCACAGAAATGTTCGACGTTAGGGATGTTCAATTTGTCGTAA